A region of the Hydra vulgaris chromosome 12, alternate assembly HydraT2T_AEP genome:
TCACAAAAACAAACATCAACAAACTATTTCCTCGCGCAAGAACAAACTTATAAccttaataattaaatatataaacctaACTAATACTGTCAAAATGATTTTCCATAGTACcctatatatattcatatatatctatctatctatctatatatatatatatatatatatatatatatatatatatatatatatatatatatatatatatatatatatatatatatatatatatatatatatatatatatatatatatatatatatatatatatatatatatatatatatatatatatatatatatatatgcatacatgaATGTGTATATATtggtaattaaaaaatcattgacgttaagaaatttaaattatttagattgCAACTGCCAatgattttacaaattattttaaatttgtcagcTATTTTATTTTCGTCAAAATAGGAAGGTTTTGCTTTTACGACGCAAGAATTATAACTtcagtattatttttttcccGATTTTTCGcaattttttacagataaatattgttttatgcaCAACACTAAATATGCACTTTTAAAACACGTGCCCTTTAAAGAACTTTAGAAACAGCGGTCACATAAACGAGGTGCTCTATCCACGCACGTGTGTTGTATCTTTACTGGAGATCGATAATGCCAAACATTAAAATCTTTAGTGGAAGTTCACATCCTGAGTTAGCTCGTCTAGTCGCTGATCGTTTAAATTTAGAGCTTGCTCGTGCAAAGCTAAGAAAATTTGCAAATAAGGAAACAAGGTATTTTTTTTCGTTCACATGATTTTTTTGAGATTAGAGCTGAAAacctagttttttatttttaaaagactcgATTGTAATAgtaatttatcatatttttatttttcatgtttaatcACTTTTCATAGTGATTTTTGCTTTAGTgggttttgtttgttttaaaacacaatttttaatatatatatatatatatatatatatatatatatatatatatatatatatatatatatatatatatatatatatatatatatatatatatatatatatatatatatatatatatatatatatatatatatatatatatatatatatatatatatatatatatatatatatatatatatatatatatatatatacatatatacatatatatgtatatatatgcacatatgtttatatgtgtatatatatgcatatatatacacacatatatgtaaaatataatatgtatatatatatacatatagttatataaatatatatatatatatatatatatatatatatatatatatatatatatatatatatatatatatgtatatgtatatgtatatatagatacgTAAACGTATATTGAAAACTAATAACTTTTCCGAGCTAAAGACTACTAATCTTTAAACATGAACTTTATAGCCAACTAGGTAAATCTACAGTTTAGTGACCTAAAATAGCTTTatgttttttgcattaaaaaaaatgcaaagaagaGTACAAAATATATCAATGCAATAGTGGTAGAGTGCTTGCCTCATAAGTGAAAAGTTCCGAGGTTGCTCTACACCACAATCCTGGTGGTACCGTACCTTGATTCTTCATTGAGAGAGCTGATAGAGGGTTGTGACCACAACTAAattagcctcctcgactgtagtggccttcatggCCTTGGCTAGgtgatttgaaattaaaaaaatatatttcagcATAAGCAATGATTGATAATCCTACAGTTAAGtagcctaaaataattttatttttcgttttttaaaaatggagaagagtgtaaaaatgtatatttaaaaagtaataaatgataattattatttataatgattatttgtatatttttaacaataatagttattattagtcataaatatttaacatatcaaaaaatatttaaaataataattatttaaaattataaatattttatgacattttatagTCTCTACAAGTGAGAACACAAAAGTTGAATTATTTTAGGCTGCTTAACTTCTATATATTACCCAATGGTTAAatctcaacttgtttctccatgcaatagccttgtttgtcaaggttcgtgttttgaagttaaaaagttaagagagggttgtaatCGCAATAAAGTGGTTACAACCCTCCCCAAGACTAGGAAGGTCACTGTAGTGACCCTCccagccttggggaggtgagTAACATTATAAAGGCATATGACAAAAAACATGACTAATGGGCTAGctacttttttgcattttttcatttctgggaaactaaaaaacatgtatattaacAATAAAGAGCATAACAAAAgtgaaatgttataaaaaaattatccagaTGTTTCTagacattaaaacattatttctatatttgttaaatttatatcaGTAAGTCAGAAATTTCATTGTAACAGggaaaatcaaatcaaaaattgcCTGGCCACCCTGTTGACAGTGACATATCTAGGCTGGTTTTGACAGGTATACCGGTTTGGACTGGTATACCGCAAACTCCAGTAGTTAATTATGGATATAATTTTAGCATAAGTTATttgtattacaaaaattaaaggTAATTAGATAATGTATAGGATGAAAGTGTTTAACATCCTCCCTTgtcaaaaaaatagtataaattgGGATTGATTGTGATgctcttatattaaaaaaatagtccTCAGAACGCCCGTGGGATTCATGTACTGCTAGACCTATACAAATATCTGTGGATGTATGAggaacctttttttaaaacagtatcCCCAGATAACTTTTGGATACGTCactgagatatatatatatatgtgtgtgtttgtgtttgtgtgtgtgtgtgtgtgtgtgtgtgtgtgtgtgtgtgtgtgtgtgtgtgtgagtttGTGTTATAATTTgccaatctttttttttttcattgctcTATTGCGCTTTTGATGTCAAATAGACatgattaataaaatttaggAAAATTTAAGGACACAATATagaaaaatgttagaaaatataGGCCTTTTATATATGCTTAGGTTGGTTACTACCTGTGGTCATGAAGAAATAACATTGCATTATAAGATTACAGATAATGCAGCACATTATCTGtactctttattttaaaattacttaaaaaaaaaaagttcatcaataaaatcaagttaacaaaattagttttaatgaaACTATAGGCAAAGTTTTCACACCAAAATTTTAATGCTGTCTTTATTTGATATGTTTTTGCTGTAAAGCAATgtaaattttcaatttgtaGCTACACAGTAGAAACATAAGTTATtagtaaagatattaaatttgGCCGATTACAATGGGTTTGATGGTGATCACTGTAAAGTGGTGGTGATCACTAGGAgagagttttaaattttttcaagtttaaaaatttttttaattgttcttttacttagaactttttttgatattatctttGTTACTTAGTGATGGCTTTTCTAATTGCATTGTTATATATAGCATTAACTTTTGCCAAGGTTGTGTTGAAGGAGTAacctgttaaaattaaaaatacaaagtaaaatatttttatttagatcacatgatttgtaaataaaaagtttaaaataataaaaatcataaggGAAAGAACAATTGCTTGTTGCTCTCTCCTTCTAGTATCAAACAACTGATCTTGCCAACTGAATCCAGCCAATGATTTAGATTTACAAACCCAACTgatcttattaaaataattaagaatatttttaaacagttaaataagtataattttattaagcataAAACTCTCATACGTTTGttgaataaatgaattttttttaaactttgtcaaaacttgtatttttttaaatgccagTTTGTGAAACTGGATGAATAACATTTTTGATtacaaatcaatatattttataaaataaatcaagtttttaatcaattttaatattttagtgtAGAAATTAATGAATCCGTACGTGGAGAGgatgtttttattattcaaagtGGATGTGGAGAGATTAATGATAACTTAATGGAGTTGCTAATAATGATAAATGCTTGCAAGATTGCTTCTGCTGCTAGAGTTACAGCAGTAATACCGTGTTTTCCTTATGCACGCCAAgacaaaaaagataaagtaaTGAACTCAGAACTTGTCAGTGATATAGTtcagtttagatttttttttaaatacatttttaaaaataaattgaacatGATTTAAATTCTATTcactcaatttttaaaaatgctttaattttactgtttacaacattttttttatttagagtaGAGCTCCAATATCTGCCAAGTTGGTTGCTAATATGCTTTCAGTATCTGGTGCAGATCACATCATAACTATGGATTTGCACGCATCTCAAATACAGGTGAGAATAATATACTGTTCAAAATGAACATTTTAATCCAATTAactattatgatttttttgtagGGTTTCTTTGATATTCCTGTTGACAATCTTTTTGCTGAGCCtgctgttttaaaatacattcgTGAACATATCAATAACTGGCAACAATGTGTGGTAGTTTCACCAGATGCTGGAGGTGCCAAACGTGTCACTTCCATTGCTGATCAATTAAATGTGGAGTTTGCTCTTATTCACAaagaggtttttaaaatattttttgaatgttgtttaatgattttttatttattttgtaattatttgtaCAATGTGCACTGTCTGAATGacacttttaaacttttatacaattatactttgcaaataatattttatattgataaaaatatcttCATTATAAAGTTAATACTATAGAGTATTAGCTTagcatttgtatatttattgtgTTAAATACCTCAGAGTATTAACATTGTagcaaattgttattttaatatattactaAGTAGAATTAACtctatttcattattaaaacaaatagaGTAATAACTCTGTATTAATTGTTAGCATATAATACTAGAGAGTATGAACTCTATGTTATATCATTATTAGAATTTAATAACTGGTATTTGTCATTTTCAGTTGCTTAAAGGTCATCATTCTCTTCCTCAAGATAAATAGCACACAGTAAAAGACTACCACATCCATTCTCATTGCTATGATACATCAATCAATGGTTAAAAGCAGCCTGCTACTTTCATAACCTATAGCTTACATCATATAAGTCATAATTGCAAGAAATAAGGACATCGTATTTTTAGATAAAGCAGCACTTTACTGTagaattgatattttaaattgaagtgACATTTTTCTGTGTGATGAAATTCTGCAGTGATGATGAATTaatgtatttgatttttttgaaatgattaaaTGTATTTGATATGATATCctataggttttttttaaacagttgtaaatatcttttatctCTAAAACTGTGAAAAACAAACAAGGCTTCTGCTAGGAGAAACAAGTTTAGTGTGATACTATCAGCTACATGGTAGGATCGAACCCGGGATCTCTTTCAAGCAAATACTT
Encoded here:
- the LOC100209368 gene encoding ribose-phosphate pyrophosphokinase 2 isoform X2, whose product is MPNIKIFSGSSHPELARLVADRLNLELARAKLRKFANKETSVEINESVRGEDVFIIQSGCGEINDNLMELLIMINACKIASAARVTAVIPCFPYARQDKKDKVMNSELSRAPISAKLVANMLSVSGADHIITMDLHASQIQGFFDIPVDNLFAEPAVLKYIREHINNWQQCVVVSPDAGGAKRVTSIADQLNVEFALIHKERKVANKVSSMVLVGDVSNKIAVLVDDMADTCGTMKLAVEKLLDAGAKQVHCVFTHGIFSGPAISRLMESGMEAVVVTNTIPQADKIIQCPKIKIIDISPILAEAIRRTHNGESVSYLFSHVPL
- the LOC100209368 gene encoding ribose-phosphate pyrophosphokinase 2 isoform X1, coding for MPNIKIFSGSSHPELARLVADRLNLELARAKLRKFANKETSVEINESVRGEDVFIIQSGCGEINDNLMELLIMINACKIASAARVTAVIPCFPYARQDKKDKVMNSELVSDISRAPISAKLVANMLSVSGADHIITMDLHASQIQGFFDIPVDNLFAEPAVLKYIREHINNWQQCVVVSPDAGGAKRVTSIADQLNVEFALIHKERKVANKVSSMVLVGDVSNKIAVLVDDMADTCGTMKLAVEKLLDAGAKQVHCVFTHGIFSGPAISRLMESGMEAVVVTNTIPQADKIIQCPKIKIIDISPILAEAIRRTHNGESVSYLFSHVPL
- the LOC100209368 gene encoding ribose-phosphate pyrophosphokinase 1 isoform X3, with the translated sequence MPNIKIFSGSSHPELARLVADRLNLELARAKLRKFANKETSVEINESVRGEDVFIIQSGCGEINDNLMELLIMINACKIASAARVTAVIPCFPYARQDKKDKSRAPISAKLVANMLSVSGADHIITMDLHASQIQGFFDIPVDNLFAEPAVLKYIREHINNWQQCVVVSPDAGGAKRVTSIADQLNVEFALIHKERKVANKVSSMVLVGDVSNKIAVLVDDMADTCGTMKLAVEKLLDAGAKQVHCVFTHGIFSGPAISRLMESGMEAVVVTNTIPQADKIIQCPKIKIIDISPILAEAIRRTHNGESVSYLFSHVPL